One part of the Bombus terrestris chromosome 13, iyBomTerr1.2, whole genome shotgun sequence genome encodes these proteins:
- the LOC100650272 gene encoding uncharacterized protein LOC100650272 — MIVGSTPFKLDVTGEINSTYPDGIPEPNAVIVRAEEVLIVVLVLLLWAAAIALFFNRWGKIRMLEPYQPKFQQHRQSCTTIEQNQLQNRRTFSKCNIPCGDYPAGHELNYASGQVRPRQNSVFIGSNTSLLPGAQGMPRRTKSAFDLQFLMFSENNSCSEQDTLKNLKSANESTKLLQRERKTSICQLDRIETSKPVFRDRGMSVCQFDASSKLWQRDRGMSVCHFDRMEVLARPLQRDRGGRIWQFDRMDVLANPLQRDRTGSAYHFDRMDVLARPNCSFGKSLSRERRVSMCNFLEKDEEAAKGNQMIRRLSSNNIEKIVKEEASVEEAECETAMQQIFPKCTPKGNKNASYQLDQPSCSKTPDVVFGYKATCV; from the exons GCATTCCGGAACCAAACGCTGTTATAGTCAGAGCTGAAGAGGTTTTGATTGTTGTTTTGGTCCTTCTCCTTTGGGCTGCGGCGATTGCGTTATTTTTCAATCGATGGGGCAAGATCAGAATGTTGGAGCCGTATCAACCGAAATTTCAACAACACAGACAAAGTTGTACTACGATTGAACAAAATCAACTCCAG AATCGGCGCACGTTCTCGAAATGTAACATACCCTGTGGGGACTATCCGGCGGGACACGAATTAAATTACGCTTCGGGTCAAGTACGACCAAGGCAAAACAGCGTGTTCATTGGATCTAATACGTCGTTGCTCCCTGGCGCTCAAGGTATGCCACGTCGCACGAAAAGCGCGTTCGATCTTCAATTCTTGATGTTTTCGGAGAACAACTCGTGCAGTGAACAGGATACGTTAAAAAACTTGAAGTCAGCCAACGAGTCGACGAAATTGTTGCAACGCGAACGAAAGACCAGTATCTGTCAGTTAGACAGAATCGAAACGTCCAAGCCTGTCTTTCGAGACAGAGGAATGAGTGTCTGTCAATTCGATGCTTCCTCGAAATTGTGGCAACGAGATCGTGGAATGAGTGTCTGCCACTTCGACAGGATGGAGGTACTTGCCAGACCGTTGCAAAGAGACCGTGGCGGAAGAATCTGGCAGTTCGACAGAATGGACGTGTTGGCCAATCCGCTGCAGAGAGATCGCACAGGCAGCGCCTACCATTTTGACAGAATGGACGTTTTGGCTAGGCCAAATTGTTCTTTTGGCAAATCCTTGTCGAGGGAGAGGCGCGTCAGCATGTGTAACTTTCTGGAGAAAGACGAGGAAGCAGCGAAAGGCAATCAAATGATACGGCGTTTAAGCAGCAACAACATTGAGAAAATCGTGAAAGAGGAGGCGTCCGTCGAAGAAGCGGAATGTGAAACGGCGATGCAGCAGATATTTCCCAAATGCACAcccaaaggaaataaaaatgctTCCTATCAATTGGACCAACCGTCTTGCAGCAAAACTCCTGACGTTGTGTTCGGATACAAGGCTACTTGCGTGTAG